One genomic region from Microcystis panniformis FACHB-1757 encodes:
- a CDS encoding ABC transporter permease subunit, protein MSALLEGLFNGISIGSVLLLAALGLAIVFGLMGVINLAHGELMMLGAYSTFVVQNVFKGFGSPFFDTYVLFALPIAFLVSGLAGLLLERGVIRFLYGRPLETLLATWGVSLILQQFVRSVNGLLVISLIVFCLLFFGAMKVLSRRLDWERIRSLAIGITLPLSLAIAGLLGYLLSFNSVLAKPWFSARNVDVTAPVWLRGGLPLLGFQMPYTRIFIIILTALCLLGTYWFLNKSSWGLRIRAVTQNRQMSACLGIPTNQVDALTFALGSGLAGVAGCAISFLGSVGPNVGQNYIVDTFMVVVVGGVGNLLGTIIAAMAIGVANYLIGSGTFALIFGSVEALKPLTDFFTFFSTTSMAKVMIFALIIAFLQFKPAGIFPPKGRTAEL, encoded by the coding sequence GTGTCAGCATTATTAGAAGGATTGTTTAATGGTATTAGCATCGGTTCTGTGCTATTGCTGGCAGCTTTAGGACTAGCGATTGTCTTTGGACTGATGGGGGTGATTAATCTCGCTCACGGTGAGTTAATGATGTTAGGGGCCTACAGTACTTTTGTGGTGCAAAATGTCTTTAAGGGTTTCGGTTCTCCCTTCTTTGATACTTATGTTTTATTCGCCCTACCGATCGCTTTTTTAGTGTCGGGATTGGCGGGATTATTATTAGAAAGGGGGGTGATTAGGTTCCTCTACGGCAGACCCCTAGAAACGCTGCTGGCCACTTGGGGAGTCAGCTTAATTCTGCAGCAATTTGTCAGAAGTGTCAACGGCTTATTAGTAATTAGTTTAATAGTTTTCTGTCTCTTATTTTTTGGGGCAATGAAGGTGTTAAGTCGTCGCCTAGATTGGGAGAGAATTCGCAGTTTAGCTATCGGTATCACCCTCCCTTTATCCCTAGCTATCGCTGGATTATTAGGCTATCTTTTATCTTTTAATTCCGTTCTTGCTAAACCCTGGTTTAGTGCCAGAAACGTCGATGTCACCGCTCCTGTTTGGTTACGGGGAGGTTTACCTTTACTGGGTTTTCAAATGCCCTACACCCGTATATTTATTATCATTTTAACTGCCCTTTGTTTGTTAGGAACCTATTGGTTTTTGAATAAATCTTCTTGGGGTTTACGCATTCGTGCCGTCACCCAAAATCGCCAGATGAGTGCCTGTTTAGGCATTCCCACCAATCAAGTGGATGCTTTGACTTTTGCCCTCGGTTCGGGATTAGCTGGAGTTGCTGGTTGTGCGATTAGTTTCTTGGGTTCCGTCGGTCCAAATGTGGGACAAAATTATATCGTTGATACCTTTATGGTAGTGGTCGTGGGAGGAGTGGGTAATCTACTAGGAACTATTATTGCGGCCATGGCCATCGGTGTGGCTAATTATTTAATTGGTTCGGGAACTTTTGCTCTGATTTTTGGTTCCGTAGAAGCACTAAAACCCCTAACGGATTTCTTCACCTTTTTCTCCACCACTAGCATGGCAAAAGTGATGATTTTTGCTTTAATTATTGCTTTCTTGCAATTCAAACCTGCGGGAATTTTTCCTCCTAAAGGACGTACTGCTGAGTTATAG